TGAGGGGGCTTATCTGGCCGGAAAGGATCGGATGATTCATGCCCTGCAATCACTGCAAAAAACTGTTCAACTCGTAGATACAAGCCAGAAATCCCTTTCCACACTAAAAATTAATGGAAAAAGAGGATTGGCAGGCTTATTTTCCAGCCACCCCGATTTGAACGAACGCATTCGCCGTTTGCAAAGCGGAAGATAATCCAGTTTCCAGATATTCGTTCGCGTGGGTTGATACAAGAAAATGGCTATTGGATATTTTCCAGTAGCCATTTTCTTGTGTTGGTTAGAATCACAATCCAATTTTTTTATTCATATCAATCGAATTTATTAAAAATTCTTTCTCGATCTGTTCTGCCGGAATCGGTTTGCCAAAAAAATAGCCCTGCATTCGATCACAATTTTTTCTGCTCAAGAAAGCCACTTGCTCCCTTGTTTCCACCCCTTCTGCAATGACGTTTAATTTCAGGCTATGGGCAAGGGTGATAATGGATGAAACAATGGCAGCGTCATCTGGATTCTCAGTAACATCCCGAATAAAAGACTGATCAATCTTTAATGTATTAATAGGAAAACGTTTTATATGGTTTAAAGATGAATACCCGATTCCAAAATCATCAATGGCGATTTGTACTCCCATTTTTCTTAATTCTTTCAGGACCTGAACCGTTAATTCGACATCCTTCATAGCAATGCTTTCCGTTATCTCTAATTCGAGCCATTCAGGACTTAATCCGGTTTCATTCAATATTTGCTTTACCGCTTCAACCAGATTTTTTTGTAGAAACTGTTTAGCGGATAGATTCACGGAAATCCGATTCGGCGGATATCCCGCATCTTGCCATGCTTTATTTTGTTGACAGGCTGTACGTAAAACCCACTCACCAATCGGGACTATCAAGTCGGTTTCCTCAGCAACAGCAATAAAATGTGCGGGAGAAATTATACCCTCCTCAGGATTGTGCCAACGAAGCAGAGCCTCCATCCCAAAGATACTCCCTGTCCGTATGTTAAACTGCGGTTGATAGTACAAAACAAATTCATTTTCTTTGATTGCTATACGAAGACGATTCTCCATCATTAAGTTTTCATAATGATCCTTATTCATCGACGGAGAATAAAAATATAAATCATTTTTACCTTGTTCTTTAGCATAATATAAAGCGGTATCCGCGTTTTTCAAAAGTGTGTAATAATCGGTTCCATCCTCCGGGTAAAGACTAATCCCGATACTTCCGGTTACGGTAAGTTGTTGACCGTCTATCACAACAGGCTTATTGATTTCCTCAAGAATTTTCCCGGCTTTTGCCGAGACTAATGTCTTCTCGCGGACCCCTCTTAAAATGATAGCAAACTCATCCCCACCCCATAGGGCTACTAAGTCATCGGGATCAAGGCATTGTAGCAGCCTCTTGGAAACTTCCTGTAAAAGTTCATCTCCAGAGGCATGGCCCATGGTATCGTTTATCCTTTTAAACCGATCTAGATCCAAAAACATCACAGCCAGTGTCTCATCATGTTCTATAGCCGAAAATATAGATTGTTCCAACTGCAAACGATTGGGCAATTTGGTTAACGAATCATGATACGCCTGGTAAGTTATCTTCTTCTGGGATTGCTCCAAAGCGTGCAGCATTTCATTAATTCCCTGCGCCAAATTCCCCAATTCATCTCGACCACAATCTTCAACCCGTAACGAAAGGTCTCCCTTTTTTCTGATTTTGCTTACGCTTTTGCTAAGGTAAGTCAATCTTGACAAAATAAATTTCTCAAGAAAAAAGAAAACTAAACTTCCAAACGCGATGACGGTAATCACGAAAAACATAAACAGATAGAATAAGCTTTCTTGAGCCTGTTTGTAAATATCCCGATTCATCTGTATTCGAAAAAGCAAGACTGGTTTGCCAAAAATATCATTCATAAAAGTATACCCAGAAATTTTCTCTTCATCTATAGCTTGTACGTATATATTTTTCTGCTGCTGGTTCATGCTTAAAAGCATTTGTTCATGTTCGGAAGTGAATGCACTTGCAGGAAACATTTCCACTTGCTTTTCCATTTCTGTCTGCTGTGACAGGTACCTTATTTCATCTTCATCCAGGTTTCTTGCCATTATTAAAGTTCCGCGAATCGGACCTTCATAACGACTTGTTAAAACCGGTTTGGATGCTACGAGAATCGGGCCTTCCGGAAGCAATACGATACCTTTTATCTCACTTATTCGTGTTTTGATGTTGAATCAACTTGCTGTATTTTTCAACCAACTTCTTGAACCCAGGTACCAATGGAATTTGCCTTTTCTGCTGTGAATCAAAGCTTTTACCATAGACTATGCTGCCGGAAACATCCACTAGAATAATATGGTTCAGATTGTTTTCCATGAAAGTGGAATCTACCATATTTGA
This genomic interval from Microaerobacter geothermalis contains the following:
- a CDS encoding putative bifunctional diguanylate cyclase/phosphodiesterase: MKTRISEIKGIVLLPEGPILVASKPVLTSRYEGPIRGTLIMARNLDEDEIRYLSQQTEMEKQVEMFPASAFTSEHEQMLLSMNQQQKNIYVQAIDEEKISGYTFMNDIFGKPVLLFRIQMNRDIYKQAQESLFYLFMFFVITVIAFGSLVFFFLEKFILSRLTYLSKSVSKIRKKGDLSLRVEDCGRDELGNLAQGINEMLHALEQSQKKITYQAYHDSLTKLPNRLQLEQSIFSAIEHDETLAVMFLDLDRFKRINDTMGHASGDELLQEVSKRLLQCLDPDDLVALWGGDEFAIILRGVREKTLVSAKAGKILEEINKPVVIDGQQLTVTGSIGISLYPEDGTDYYTLLKNADTALYYAKEQGKNDLYFYSPSMNKDHYENLMMENRLRIAIKENEFVLYYQPQFNIRTGSIFGMEALLRWHNPEEGIISPAHFIAVAEETDLIVPIGEWVLRTACQQNKAWQDAGYPPNRISVNLSAKQFLQKNLVEAVKQILNETGLSPEWLELEITESIAMKDVELTVQVLKELRKMGVQIAIDDFGIGYSSLNHIKRFPINTLKIDQSFIRDVTENPDDAAIVSSIITLAHSLKLNVIAEGVETREQVAFLSRKNCDRMQGYFFGKPIPAEQIEKEFLINSIDMNKKIGL